In Arthrobacter sp. PAMC25284, a single genomic region encodes these proteins:
- a CDS encoding Gfo/Idh/MocA family oxidoreductase, whose translation MTSESRGAIRTAVAGFGLSGSVFHAPLLAANPAYSFDLVATSDPTRKSAAATRYPEARIVDTPAEILERADEVDLLVLGTPPATHYPLAKAALEAGLDVVVDKPFTVRSAEGEELIALAARLGRVLTVFQNRRWDGDFRTVQSLLASAALGTVTRFESRFERWAPTVVKAWKANATVHDGGGVLFDLGTHLLDQSLQLFGPATVTHAELDTRRPGAKVDDDVFLALRHDSGVTSHLWMNMLCAQQGPRYRLLGSEGGFTKHGVDPQEPYIAAGGSPLDADYGLEDPAWAGLLGRDGHGDRLPTERGAYPEFYRILAEKINDGGAGSGLPAPVDPAGPVAVLRLIEQARKLAN comes from the coding sequence ATGACTTCTGAATCCCGTGGTGCTATCCGGACCGCCGTCGCCGGTTTCGGCCTGTCCGGCAGCGTTTTTCATGCCCCGCTGCTGGCTGCGAACCCAGCGTATTCGTTCGATTTGGTTGCCACCTCTGATCCGACCCGAAAGTCCGCGGCCGCAACCCGGTATCCGGAGGCCCGGATCGTGGACACTCCGGCGGAGATCCTGGAGCGGGCCGATGAGGTGGACCTGCTGGTGTTGGGGACGCCGCCGGCTACCCACTATCCGCTCGCGAAGGCCGCGCTGGAAGCCGGTCTCGACGTCGTCGTGGACAAACCCTTCACGGTTCGCAGTGCCGAAGGCGAGGAGTTGATTGCTTTGGCTGCCCGGCTGGGACGCGTCCTGACGGTGTTCCAGAACCGGCGCTGGGACGGGGACTTCCGCACCGTGCAGTCCCTTCTCGCCTCCGCTGCACTGGGTACCGTGACACGGTTTGAATCGCGCTTCGAACGGTGGGCGCCAACAGTGGTCAAGGCCTGGAAAGCCAACGCGACCGTGCACGACGGCGGGGGCGTCCTCTTCGACCTGGGTACCCACCTGCTGGACCAGTCCCTCCAGCTTTTCGGCCCGGCCACGGTCACACACGCCGAACTGGACACGCGGCGGCCCGGGGCCAAAGTCGACGACGACGTGTTCCTGGCTTTGCGCCACGACTCAGGGGTGACCAGCCACCTCTGGATGAACATGCTCTGCGCCCAGCAGGGACCGCGCTACCGGTTGCTGGGCAGCGAGGGCGGATTCACCAAGCATGGCGTGGACCCGCAGGAGCCCTACATTGCCGCCGGGGGCAGCCCGCTGGACGCTGACTACGGTCTGGAGGACCCGGCCTGGGCAGGGCTTCTGGGCCGGGACGGCCATGGAGACCGGCTGCCCACCGAACGCGGCGCGTACCCGGAGTTCTACCGGATCCTCGCAGAGAAGATCAATGACGGTGGCGCCGGCTCGGGGCTGCCCGCCCCGGTGGACCCGGCGGGGCCGGTTGCTGTGCTGCGGCTGATCGAGCAGGCCAGGAAACTCGCGAATTAA
- the ald gene encoding alanine dehydrogenase, translating to MIIGIPKEIKNNEFRVAITAAGVHEFRTHGHTVLVERGAGLGSGITDEEYAIAGAEIVADADDVWARAEMVMKVKEPIKAEYHRFRKGLILFTYLHLAAEPELTRALINAGVTAIAYETVQEGRTLPLLAPMSEVAGRLSVQVGATSLMAPAGGKGVLLGGVPGVRPAKVVVLGAGVAGTNAAAMALGLGADVTILDININRLRELDAQYQGRLKTVASNSYEIEKSVVDADLVIGSVLIPGAKAPKLVTNELVSRMKPGSVLVDIAVDQGGCFEDTHPTTHQEPTYRVHNTIFYCVANMPGAVPNTSTYALTNVTLRYAVALANLGIKAAFERDATLAAGLNIAAGQVAHRSVSEAHDLPLVADWHELVPA from the coding sequence ATGATTATCGGTATCCCCAAAGAGATCAAGAACAACGAATTCCGCGTCGCCATTACGGCCGCCGGAGTCCACGAATTCCGCACTCACGGGCACACCGTGCTGGTCGAACGCGGCGCGGGCCTCGGCTCCGGGATCACGGACGAGGAATACGCGATTGCCGGTGCCGAGATTGTGGCCGACGCCGACGACGTGTGGGCCCGGGCCGAGATGGTCATGAAGGTCAAGGAACCGATCAAGGCCGAATATCACCGCTTCCGCAAGGGCCTGATCCTCTTCACCTACCTGCACTTGGCTGCCGAGCCGGAACTGACCCGGGCACTGATCAATGCCGGCGTCACCGCCATCGCCTACGAGACGGTCCAGGAAGGCCGCACTCTGCCGCTGCTGGCTCCGATGTCCGAGGTTGCCGGCCGGTTGTCCGTCCAGGTCGGTGCGACTTCCCTGATGGCCCCGGCCGGCGGCAAGGGCGTTCTGCTCGGCGGCGTCCCGGGCGTCCGCCCGGCCAAGGTCGTGGTGCTCGGCGCCGGGGTCGCCGGAACCAACGCCGCTGCCATGGCCCTGGGCCTCGGCGCCGACGTCACGATCCTGGACATCAACATCAACCGCCTCCGCGAACTCGACGCGCAGTACCAGGGCCGGCTCAAGACGGTTGCCTCCAACTCCTATGAGATCGAGAAGTCCGTGGTCGACGCCGACCTTGTGATCGGTTCCGTGCTGATTCCGGGCGCCAAGGCCCCGAAGCTGGTCACCAACGAACTCGTCTCCCGGATGAAGCCCGGTTCCGTGCTGGTGGACATCGCGGTGGACCAGGGCGGCTGCTTCGAGGACACCCACCCGACCACACACCAGGAGCCGACGTACAGGGTCCACAACACGATCTTCTACTGCGTTGCCAACATGCCCGGCGCGGTCCCGAACACCTCGACCTACGCGCTGACCAACGTCACGCTGCGCTACGCCGTGGCCTTGGCCAACCTGGGTATCAAGGCGGCCTTCGAGCGCGACGCCACCCTCGCGGCCGGCCTCAACATCGCTGCCGGCCAGGTCGCCCACCGCTCCGTCTCCGAGGCGCACGACCTGCCGCTCGTGGCGGACTGGCACGAGCTCGTCCCGGCCTAA